AAGCGGCAGCGCGTTCTACACCTATCGCGTGGTCAACGATGGTTCGCCGGTCGGACTATTCGCTAACCGCAACCACCAGGGTGTGTTCCTTGCGTGCATGGTCTTGCTGTCGACCTGGTACATGACCGCGGTCGATCGCAAGGATGTGCGCGCGCCGATCCGATTGGCGTTCGGGGCAGGAACCTTCCTCCTGACCTTCGTACTGGTACTGGTGACCGGATCGCGAGCCGGATTGCTGGCTCTGGGGCTTACCGGCATCGCCAGCGCGTGGCTGCTATCGCACAGCGGCTTGATACCTCGCCAATTCCGCATTGCGCGGTGGCGGATCGACCGGAAGTATGTGTTGGCCGGACTAGCCACCGCGCTCGCGTTGGTGGTCGTTGCCGCCGTTATCCAGGCGCGCTCGCTGTCGATCGATCGGCTGGTCGATTCGATCGGGAGCGAGGACACCGCAGACCTGCGCGCACAACTTGTGCCAATCCTGTGGCACATGACCAAGAGCTTCCTGCCCTTCGGTTCGGGTTTCGGATCGTTCGAATACAGCTACCACCTGTTCGAACCTGTCAGCCTGCTCAGCCCCCGCTATCTCAACCAGGCGCACAACGACTGGGCACAATTTGCGATCGAGGGCGGGCTACCTGCACTACTGGTGCTGGCCGGGTTCATCGGTTGGCTGGGCGTTCGCTTGCGAGGGATCTGGCGTGCGCCGGACGGCCCGCTACGCGATCGCGGCCTTGCCGCCGGCTTTATCGTGCTGGTGATTGGCCTTGCCAGCGCGGTGGATTACCCGCTGCGAACCCCGGCAATGATGGCGTTCTTTGCGATTTTGGTTGCAGTCATCGCCGATTGCGGGTTCAGGCTGGCGCAAAGCGGACAGCGTTAAGTGCTTTACGCTGCATTTCATCACGCCTAGCATCGCGATAGTTTCAGGGATCAATACGAAAATCATGGCTTTACGCGGTTTATTGGCGCTGCTCCTCCTTGTGCTGACCGGATGTGCGGGGAATCCGCCACTCGGCGGTGGCAAGGACGTGGCGGTCGCCGACACGAACGGGCTTCCCGCACCTACCGCCGCGGACATGGTGTCCTCTGCCCGCGACTACCTCATCGGCCCGTTCGACAAGCTGCATATCGATGTGTTCGGGATAGAGGACCTCCAGCGCGACGTGCAGATCGATGCGGCGGGGCAGCTCTCGTATCCGTTGATCGGCGTAGTCCAGGCGGCCGGCCAGACACCGCAGCAGTTGGCCGCAACGATCGCCGACAAGCTGCGCGGCAAATATGTCCGCGACCCGCAAGTCACCGTCAACCTGACCGAAACCGTCAGCCAGGTGATCACCGTCGACGGCCAGGTCAACAAGCCGGGCCTTTACCCCGTCGTCGGCAAAATGACTCTCATGCGCGCGGTTGCCACGGCCGGCGGCGCAGACGAATACGCCAAGCTCGACGACGTGGTCGTATTCCGCAAGGTCGATGGCCAGCAGATGGTCGGTTTGTACAACCTTGAAGGGATCCGCCGCGGCAACTATGCCGATCCGGAAATTTATGCCAACGACGTGATTATCGTCAGCACCTCGCGCGCACGCCGCCTGTTCAAGGATATTCTCCAGGGCTCGTCGCTGATTACCACCCCGATAATCTTCGCGATCCGCACGCTCTGAGTCCCCGATCGATGACCAATCAAGTAGCCTATCCCGAAGGGTTCGACCCGGACTACGAATACCCCCCGATCGAGGAGTCGGTCGCGCACGGCAAGCCGCCACTGCTCGAAGCAGTATGGCGAGCGGTCGTCGCCAACCGGATATGGATCGCTGCGATCTTCGTCGGGTTCATCGCGCTTGGGCTGGTCGCAACGCTTCTCGCCACGCGGCAATACACCGCGGTGTCGCGGATCGAAATCAGCCGCCAGCAGGAGAACGTCACCAACGTCGCATCGGTCCAGCCGGACAATTTCGACAAGGACGAGGAATTCTACCAGACGCAGTATTCGCTGCTCGAGGCGCGCTCGCTGGCCGAACGGGTGGCGCGCGCGCTCAACCTCGCCAACGACGACAATTTCTTCGCCACGTTCAAGGTCGATCCCGACGATCTCCCGATTGCAGGCGAAGTTTCGACCACCGGACCGGCAAGCGGGGCACTGCTCGCAGCGCGGCTTGAACTGGCAACCGACATCCTGCTCAAGCATATCGAGATTTCGCCGGTGCGCGGATCGAGCCTGGTCGACGTCCAGTTCACCAGCCCGGACCGCGACCTGTCCGCGCGGGTCGCCAACACCTGGGTCCAGCAATATGTTGCCGGGACTCTCGACCGGCGGTTCAATTCGACCGAAGACGCCCGCAAGTTCCTTGAGGATCGGCTGGCGCAATTGCGCTCGCGGCTCGAGGAATCGGAACGCAACCTGGTCAATTATGCGGCCGACAAGCAGATTGTCACGCTATCGTCACGCACCGATGCGGACGGGCAGGTTTCCGACCAGAAGACAATGGTGTCGGCCGATCTCGAAGCCCTTAATGACGAACTGTCCGATGCCACTGCAGCACGCATCGCTGCCGAAAGCGTGATGCATCAAGGTGGCCCCGATGGCGACACGCTGACCAACGGCGCACTGGTGGCGCTGAGGACCAAGCGCGCCGATGTCGCCGCCCAGCGCGCACAATTGCTGACCCAGTTCGAGCCCCAGTATCCTGCAGTGATGGCTCTGACCTCACAGCTCGATTCACTCGACCAAGCGATCAAGACCGAACAGAACCGGGCAACGTCGGCCAAGGCCGATGCCTACAAGACAGCGCTTGATCGCGAAAACGAACTCAAGGCCCAGGTTGCCGAACTCAAGCAGCGTTTCCTGGTGCAGCAGAACGCGGCGATCCAGTACAACATCTTCCAGCGAGACGTGAATACCAATCGCGAACTCTACAACGGCCTGCTCCAGCGCTACAAGGAGATCGGCGTCGCCGGGGTTGGGGTAAACAACGTTTCGGTGGTCGACCAGGCAGATCCACCCAAGTCGCCGTCCAGCCCCAGCCTGCCGTTCAACCTCGCTCTTTCGCTGCTATTGGCCTCTTTGGTATCGTTCGGGGTCGTCTATGCCCGCGAGCAGATCGACCAAAGCCTGCGCGACCCGGACGATGTCCGCAAGACACTCGGCCTGGCCCAGCTCGGGCTCGTTCCCAACGTGGGAGACGACGATATCCTCGCCGATATCCGCGATCGCAAATCGATGGTGTCGGAGGCCTATTTCTCTATCGGGACCAACCTCACCTTCCTCACCAGCCACGGTGCGCCGCGGTCGATGCTGTTCACCAGCTCGCGCCCGAACGAGGGCAAGTCGACTTCGGCGTTCGCGCTGGCGGGCCAGTTTGCCCGCATGGGCAAGCGCACGCTGCTGATCGATGCCGATATGCGCAACCCGTCGGC
Above is a window of Tsuneonella mangrovi DNA encoding:
- a CDS encoding O-antigen ligase family protein is translated as MQRLGAPRARFWVFATLVIGAFLMGGSARPDIQSLAFLRPFAIALGAYALIVIDRETVRPFAVPLTLLALLAMVMIGQLIPLPHSLWSGLPERGIVDQIGTTMGMTDLARPLSLAPERTVNALMSLSVPAAALLLYAVQDRAFRKRALSLFLMVAIGSALLGMLQISGGSGSAFYTYRVVNDGSPVGLFANRNHQGVFLACMVLLSTWYMTAVDRKDVRAPIRLAFGAGTFLLTFVLVLVTGSRAGLLALGLTGIASAWLLSHSGLIPRQFRIARWRIDRKYVLAGLATALALVVVAAVIQARSLSIDRLVDSIGSEDTADLRAQLVPILWHMTKSFLPFGSGFGSFEYSYHLFEPVSLLSPRYLNQAHNDWAQFAIEGGLPALLVLAGFIGWLGVRLRGIWRAPDGPLRDRGLAAGFIVLVIGLASAVDYPLRTPAMMAFFAILVAVIADCGFRLAQSGQR
- a CDS encoding polysaccharide biosynthesis/export family protein, translated to MALLLLVLTGCAGNPPLGGGKDVAVADTNGLPAPTAADMVSSARDYLIGPFDKLHIDVFGIEDLQRDVQIDAAGQLSYPLIGVVQAAGQTPQQLAATIADKLRGKYVRDPQVTVNLTETVSQVITVDGQVNKPGLYPVVGKMTLMRAVATAGGADEYAKLDDVVVFRKVDGQQMVGLYNLEGIRRGNYADPEIYANDVIIVSTSRARRLFKDILQGSSLITTPIIFAIRTL
- a CDS encoding GumC family protein, giving the protein MTNQVAYPEGFDPDYEYPPIEESVAHGKPPLLEAVWRAVVANRIWIAAIFVGFIALGLVATLLATRQYTAVSRIEISRQQENVTNVASVQPDNFDKDEEFYQTQYSLLEARSLAERVARALNLANDDNFFATFKVDPDDLPIAGEVSTTGPASGALLAARLELATDILLKHIEISPVRGSSLVDVQFTSPDRDLSARVANTWVQQYVAGTLDRRFNSTEDARKFLEDRLAQLRSRLEESERNLVNYAADKQIVTLSSRTDADGQVSDQKTMVSADLEALNDELSDATAARIAAESVMHQGGPDGDTLTNGALVALRTKRADVAAQRAQLLTQFEPQYPAVMALTSQLDSLDQAIKTEQNRATSAKADAYKTALDRENELKAQVAELKQRFLVQQNAAIQYNIFQRDVNTNRELYNGLLQRYKEIGVAGVGVNNVSVVDQADPPKSPSSPSLPFNLALSLLLASLVSFGVVYAREQIDQSLRDPDDVRKTLGLAQLGLVPNVGDDDILADIRDRKSMVSEAYFSIGTNLTFLTSHGAPRSMLFTSSRPNEGKSTSAFALAGQFARMGKRTLLIDADMRNPSAHTFLGIRNHEGLSNFLSGDDDTARLAKQTDIPNLSVMTAGPQPPNAAELLADGRLKTLAPLMLQQFDHVIVDAPPVLGIADVPLLAGAVEGVIFTIEANGAKMRAIRTALDRIRAAHGTIFGAIVTKLDSRNASYGYGYGYGYGYGYGNQQPEEA